The Prosthecomicrobium sp. N25 genome contains a region encoding:
- a CDS encoding flagellar assembly protein FliX: MRIDGPGRPNGIGGPAGARRGGGQSSFALPEESRTARASTTPGAGGVYDVAALIALQAVEDPLQRRRRAVRRGFDLLDVLDSIRLDLLAGSVSPERLERLVGLLGKPEGAGDPKVDALIEEIELRARVELAKRGTYPD, encoded by the coding sequence ATGCGGATCGACGGACCGGGGCGTCCGAACGGGATCGGCGGGCCGGCGGGGGCGCGGCGCGGCGGGGGCCAGTCGTCCTTCGCGCTGCCGGAGGAGAGCCGCACCGCGCGGGCTTCGACCACTCCCGGCGCGGGCGGCGTCTACGACGTGGCCGCGCTCATCGCCCTGCAGGCGGTTGAGGATCCCCTGCAACGCCGGCGCCGGGCCGTGCGCCGGGGATTCGACCTTCTCGACGTGCTCGATTCGATCCGGTTGGACCTGCTCGCCGGCTCGGTCTCGCCGGAGCGGCTGGAGCGGCTGGTCGGGTTGCTCGGCAAGCCGGAGGGCGCGGGGGATCCAAAGGTGGACGCGCTCATCGAGGAGATCGAACTGCGCGCCCGGGTGGAACTGGCCAAGCGGGGCACCTATCCGGACTGA
- the dksA gene encoding RNA polymerase-binding protein DksA: MITAEIEEDYRPSEDEPFMNDRQREYFRKKLNAWRDEILKESKETLQHLADESQNHPDLADRASSETDRAIELRARDRQRKLIAKIDAALKRLDDGTYGYCEETGEPISLKRLDARPIATLSIEAQERHERRERVYRDD, encoded by the coding sequence ATGATCACGGCCGAGATCGAAGAAGATTATCGCCCGTCGGAAGACGAACCCTTCATGAACGATCGTCAGCGTGAGTATTTTCGGAAGAAGCTGAATGCTTGGAGGGACGAGATCCTGAAGGAGTCGAAGGAGACTCTCCAGCATCTCGCCGACGAGAGCCAGAACCATCCGGATCTCGCCGACCGTGCCTCTTCGGAGACCGACCGGGCCATCGAACTCCGCGCCCGCGATCGTCAGCGAAAGCTGATCGCCAAGATCGATGCCGCCCTGAAGCGGCTCGACGACGGAACCTACGGATATTGCGAAGAGACGGGGGAGCCGATCTCGCTGAAGCGCCTCGACGCCCGGCCGATCGCGACCCTTTCGATCGAGGCCCAGGAGCGGCACGAGCGCCGCGAGCGGGTGTACCGGGACGACTGA
- a CDS encoding ABC transporter substrate-binding protein, which produces MRRITRRAAGAALAGAVVLASLPALAADKVSVGVLRFVSSGGLFLAVERGYFKDQGIDVDLKFFEAAQPIAVAIASGDIQFGVTALTAGTFNLAGKGALKVIASQGMEKKGVKGNALIASNESYAKGFTSFEKLPGTSIAITQVGSSFHYQMGQIAAAKGFDLAKIGLKPLQSLPNMVAAVKSGQVDGALIAPHIARAMIDKGEAKLVGWFSDVAEYQFGALFVASKVATENRDLTQRFVTAYQKGMADYAAAFLRVDGKGERVVDETAKSAAALVGKHVYPADSADVAAPKVIESAVAVDEKARIDFADIERQIAWNKAEKLVTPEVDAKAFVDTSFAK; this is translated from the coding sequence ATGAGGCGTATCACGCGACGGGCGGCCGGGGCCGCCCTGGCCGGGGCGGTCGTGCTGGCATCCTTGCCGGCGCTCGCGGCCGACAAGGTTTCGGTCGGCGTGCTGCGCTTCGTCTCCTCGGGCGGGCTCTTCCTCGCGGTCGAGCGCGGCTATTTCAAGGACCAGGGCATCGACGTCGACCTCAAGTTCTTCGAGGCGGCGCAGCCGATCGCGGTGGCGATCGCGTCGGGAGACATCCAGTTCGGCGTCACGGCGCTGACGGCGGGCACCTTCAACCTCGCCGGCAAGGGCGCCCTGAAGGTGATCGCCTCGCAGGGCATGGAAAAGAAGGGTGTCAAGGGCAACGCCCTGATCGCCTCCAACGAGTCCTACGCGAAAGGCTTCACCAGTTTCGAGAAGCTGCCCGGCACCTCGATCGCGATCACGCAGGTCGGCTCCTCCTTCCACTACCAGATGGGACAGATCGCGGCCGCCAAGGGCTTCGACTTGGCCAAGATCGGGCTGAAGCCCCTGCAGTCGCTCCCCAACATGGTCGCGGCGGTGAAGTCCGGGCAGGTCGACGGGGCGCTGATCGCGCCGCACATCGCGCGGGCGATGATCGACAAGGGCGAGGCGAAGCTGGTCGGCTGGTTCTCCGACGTGGCCGAGTACCAGTTCGGCGCGCTGTTCGTCGCCTCCAAGGTGGCGACCGAGAACCGGGACCTGACGCAGCGCTTCGTGACCGCCTACCAGAAGGGCATGGCCGACTATGCCGCCGCCTTCCTGCGCGTCGACGGCAAGGGCGAGCGGGTGGTCGACGAAACGGCGAAGAGCGCGGCGGCGCTGGTCGGCAAGCACGTCTACCCGGCGGACAGCGCCGATGTCGCGGCGCCGAAGGTGATCGAATCGGCCGTCGCGGTCGACGAGAAGGCGCGGATCGACTTCGCCGACATCGAGCGGCAGATCGCCTGGAACAAGGCGGAGAAGCTGGTCACCCCCGAGGTGGACGCGAAGGCCTTCGTGGACACGAGCTTCGCCAAGTAG
- a CDS encoding ABC transporter ATP-binding protein, with the protein MDLIARGIRHGYEGLTVLDDVTLEVASGEIVAVIGPSGCGKSTLLRILGGLERPDGGAVLTRGAVPKGTLNPLTYVFQDFALVPWRSVAGNVALPLEHHRLAPGERERRVADALARVGLSDFAGALPRQLSGGMRQRTAIARALAVDPAVLLMDEPLSALDAQTRELLMDDLLRLSAASGFTAVYVTHNIAEAVRLGHRVVVLSRRPGRIREVVEIGVPLGERRDDHPAVAAARDRLWALIRDEAAAADREVVHG; encoded by the coding sequence ATGGACCTGATCGCCCGCGGCATCCGGCACGGCTACGAGGGACTGACAGTGCTCGACGACGTCACGCTCGAGGTGGCGAGCGGCGAGATCGTCGCGGTCATTGGCCCGTCCGGCTGCGGGAAGTCGACGCTGCTGCGCATTCTCGGCGGGCTGGAGCGGCCGGACGGCGGCGCGGTGCTGACACGCGGGGCGGTGCCGAAGGGAACCCTGAACCCGCTCACCTACGTGTTCCAGGACTTCGCCCTGGTGCCCTGGCGCAGCGTCGCCGGCAACGTCGCCCTGCCGCTGGAGCATCACCGGCTGGCACCGGGCGAGCGCGAGCGGCGGGTGGCGGACGCGCTGGCGCGGGTCGGGCTCTCCGACTTCGCGGGCGCCCTGCCGCGGCAGCTCTCTGGCGGGATGCGGCAGCGCACGGCCATCGCCCGGGCCCTGGCGGTCGATCCGGCCGTGCTGCTCATGGACGAGCCGCTCTCCGCCCTCGACGCGCAGACGCGCGAACTGCTGATGGACGACCTCCTCCGGCTCAGCGCGGCGAGTGGTTTCACGGCGGTCTACGTCACCCACAATATCGCCGAGGCCGTCCGGCTCGGGCACAGGGTCGTGGTCCTCTCGCGCCGGCCCGGCCGCATCCGGGAGGTGGTCGAGATCGGGGTGCCGCTCGGCGAGCGGCGCGACGACCATCCGGCGGTCGCGGCCGCCCGCGACAGGCTCTGGGCGCTCATCCGCGACGAGGCGGCCGCGGCGGACCGGGAGGTGGTCCATGGCTGA
- a CDS encoding ABC transporter permease, translating to MAEAGDTRPVPFRGGGFRPGTLPFAGPLTFLAVLGLWWVASHAGWVARFALPTPEEVFLALGDLVASGQLARHLTASLGRLLAGWALGASAGVAVGLAIGLFSLARSTALPLVSALFPIPKIALLPLFILWFGIGEASKVATIAFGVFSPMAIAAFGGVDAVDRTLIRMAQSFGLPARDIVRKIVLPGALPALLSGARISASIGIILLTAAEMIGAEHGVGALVLAAGNLMQTDQLVAGVLVLSGLGLIIAKGIGLLERRLLTWRG from the coding sequence ATGGCTGAGGCGGGCGACACCCGTCCCGTGCCGTTCAGGGGCGGCGGCTTCCGGCCCGGAACGCTGCCCTTCGCCGGCCCCCTGACCTTCCTGGCGGTGCTTGGCCTGTGGTGGGTGGCAAGCCATGCGGGCTGGGTCGCCCGGTTCGCGCTGCCGACGCCCGAGGAGGTCTTCCTCGCGCTCGGCGACCTCGTCGCGTCCGGCCAACTCGCCCGGCATCTCACCGCCTCGCTCGGCCGGCTGCTGGCGGGCTGGGCGCTCGGCGCCTCGGCCGGGGTTGCGGTGGGGCTCGCGATCGGGCTCTTCTCGCTCGCCCGCTCGACGGCGCTGCCGCTCGTCTCGGCCCTCTTTCCGATTCCGAAGATCGCGCTCCTGCCGCTCTTCATCCTCTGGTTCGGGATCGGCGAGGCGTCGAAGGTCGCCACCATTGCGTTCGGGGTCTTCTCGCCCATGGCGATCGCGGCCTTCGGGGGCGTCGACGCCGTCGACCGGACGCTGATCCGCATGGCGCAGAGCTTCGGGCTCCCGGCCCGCGACATCGTCCGCAAGATCGTCTTGCCGGGCGCGCTGCCGGCGCTCCTGTCAGGCGCGCGCATCTCGGCCTCGATCGGGATCATCCTCCTCACCGCGGCGGAGATGATCGGGGCCGAGCACGGGGTCGGGGCGCTCGTGCTGGCGGCCGGCAACCTCATGCAGACCGACCAGCTCGTCGCCGGCGTGCTCGTGCTCTCCGGCCTGGGGCTGATCATCGCCAAGGGGATCGGCCTCCTGGAGCGGCGCCTCCTGACCTGGCGGGGCTGA
- a CDS encoding LysR family transcriptional regulator: MNRPTPTDAIATFVRVVELGSFAAAAAERGLTASGVSRTVSRLEDRLGVRLLQRTTRRLALTPEGETMLARGREILAAVEAAEAEVMAARGHPRGLVRVNTGTAFARHRLAPILPAFHERYPDVSIELSVADRRVDIIGEQIDVAIRTGPLDDSTLVARRLGSATRVITASPAYLARHGVPRTPADLARHTCLRLTGYSRLAEWPLRVGGTVVPVKVSGAVTSDSADAILDMTLAGLGISRLAGFILEDAIAAGRLVPLLVDHHVSEEVPITALMPPGRQALPRVRALVDFLVETAGRAP, encoded by the coding sequence ATGAATAGACCCACCCCGACCGACGCCATCGCCACCTTCGTTCGCGTCGTGGAGCTCGGCAGCTTCGCCGCCGCCGCGGCCGAGCGCGGGCTGACCGCCTCGGGCGTCTCCAGGACCGTCTCGCGCCTGGAGGACCGGCTCGGCGTCCGCCTGCTCCAGCGCACCACGCGCCGCCTCGCGCTGACGCCGGAGGGCGAGACGATGCTGGCGCGCGGCCGCGAGATCCTGGCCGCCGTTGAGGCCGCGGAGGCCGAGGTGATGGCCGCACGCGGACACCCCCGCGGTCTCGTCCGCGTGAACACCGGCACGGCCTTCGCCCGGCACCGGCTCGCCCCGATCCTGCCCGCGTTCCACGAGCGCTATCCCGACGTGTCGATCGAGCTGTCGGTGGCCGACCGCCGTGTCGACATCATCGGCGAGCAGATCGACGTGGCGATCCGCACCGGCCCCCTCGACGACTCCACCCTCGTCGCCCGCCGGCTCGGCAGCGCCACTCGGGTGATCACCGCCTCCCCGGCCTACCTCGCCCGTCACGGCGTCCCGCGGACCCCGGCCGACCTCGCGCGCCACACCTGCCTGCGCCTGACCGGCTACTCCCGCCTGGCCGAATGGCCGCTCCGGGTCGGCGGGACGGTCGTGCCCGTCAAGGTCTCGGGCGCCGTCACCTCGGACAGCGCCGACGCGATCCTCGACATGACGCTCGCGGGCCTCGGCATCTCGCGCCTCGCCGGCTTCATCCTGGAGGACGCCATCGCGGCAGGCCGGCTCGTCCCCCTCCTCGTCGACCACCATGTCTCCGAGGAGGTCCCGATCACGGCCCTGATGCCGCCCGGCCGGCAGGCGCTGCCCCGGGTCCGCGCCCTCGTCGACTTCCTGGTCGAGACGGCCGGCCGCGCGCCCTGA